From the Scophthalmus maximus strain ysfricsl-2021 chromosome 11, ASM2237912v1, whole genome shotgun sequence genome, one window contains:
- the gal3st2 gene encoding galactose-3-O-sulfotransferase 2, translating into MPENTFYFSILRNPVAMMESIFIYYRSIQAFHKTERLDDFLNNNWRNYNSSLINNHYAHNILAFDFGFDNNIAADSEHLEERASMAIAAIEQDFHLILISEYFDESMILLKHALCWSLEDVVSFKLNSRSEQTRHPLLANTAEKIKKWNALDWRIYLHFNTTFWQKVNSLVGQEQLITEVSQLRELQLKLSNTCLKDGGAVDPSQIKDAGLKPFQYGAAVIQGYNLNPHIDKEPRTKCQRLITPELQYTEHLYTQQFPELAVKNRLATRRVAHQHQRSDRTGVMGMIWDREAHNRQFIRH; encoded by the coding sequence ATGCCGGAAAATACCTTCTACTTCTCCATCCTGAGGAATCCTGTGGCCATGATGgagtccatctttatttactacAGGAGTATTCAAGCATTCCACAAGACAGAAAGATTGGATGATTTCTTAAACAACAACTGGAGAAACTACAATTCATCACTGATCAACAACCACTATGCTCATAATATCCTGGCCTTTGACTTTGGCTTTGACAACAACATTGCTGCTGATTCTGAACACCTAGAGGAGAGAGCCAGTATGGCTATAGCAGCCATTGAACAAGACTTCCACCTTATTCTTATTTCTGAATACTTTGATGAGTCCATGATCTTGCTCAAACATGCCCTTTGCTGGTCCTTGGAAGATGTGGTTTCCTTTAAGCTCAACAGTCGTAGTGAACAAACCCGTCATCCACTCTTAGCAAATACTGCAGAGAAGATCAAGAAGTGGAATGCTTTGGACTGGAGGATTTACCTGCACTTTAACACCACCTTCTGGCAAAAAGTGAACAGTTTGGTTGGTCAAGAGCAGTTGATCACAGAAGTATCTCAGTTGAGAGAGCTACAGCTCAAACTATCAAACACCTGCTTGAAAGATGGGGGGGCAGTAGATCCATCCCAGATAAAAGATGCAGGGCTGAAGCCTTTCCAATATGGAGCAGCTGTAATTCAGGGCTATAACCTAAACCCGCACATAGACAAAGAACCCAGAACTAAATGTCAGAGACTTATCACTCCGGAACTGCAATACACAGAACATCTCTACACCCAACAGTTCCCTGAGCTAGCTGTTAAGAATAGACTAGCCACACGGAGAGTAGCTCATCAACATCAACGCTCAGACAGAACTGGTGTGATGGGAATGATCTGGGACAGGGAAGCCCATAACAGACAATTCATTAGACACTAA